The Glycine soja cultivar W05 chromosome 6, ASM419377v2, whole genome shotgun sequence genome has a window encoding:
- the LOC114414333 gene encoding uncharacterized protein LOC114414333 — MIPTQAGDQPRHAPAPNHEDYMQLAIPQVLVAFDPPRHAVDYYEGYEAIAERLERVLNLRMVTASTKLHDIMQDCLTIAKGVPVQMEVSWLDRDDAQTIDYCFYVL, encoded by the exons ATGATACCGACCCAGGCAGGTGACCAGCCCAGACATGCACCTGCCCCAAACCATGAGGACTACATGCAGTTGGCCATCCCACAGGTTCtagtggcatttgacccccctcgacatgcagtg GATTATTACGAAGGCTATGAGGCGATCGCAGAAAGGTTGGAGCGTGTTCTCAACCTTAGGATGGTCACTGCAAGCACAAAGTTACATGATATTATGCAAGATTGTCTCACAATCGCCAAAGGGGTGCCAGTGCAGATGGAAGTGTCATGGCTCGACAGAGACGACGCACAGACCATTGattattgtttttatgttttgtag
- the LOC114416271 gene encoding uncharacterized protein LOC114416271: METSTFHLPVRELTITLDDVPLLLHLPISGAFHNFHALFVDEAVFLLIELLEVSGEEARAETARSREAYVRLGWSATYVHVVHLEAFRDLGQSGGCAWGVIALVHMYDQLDEASRTTTWQIGGYLTLLQIYEHFPSVHQCVTDDAYEETSPRASRWLMTKAHMKGITGAPYRARCDALTVTDVCWLPYSEHRGVRGFELISSFQGQLRWGPMVVTVRSERVLRQFGYIQSIPPSLVSASLSYDDIDDRWMHFVDHVVAVGELCVVPR; this comes from the exons ATGGAGAccagcaccttccaccttccagtAAGAGAGTTGACGATCACACTGGATGATGTGCCGTTACTCCTCCATCTACCTATCAGTGGCGCCTTCCACAACTTTCATGCTCTTTTTGTAGACGAGGCGGTATTTTTGTTGATAGAGTTGCTTGAGGTGTCTGGTGAGGAGGCTAGAGCCGAGACAGCACGATCACGCGAGGCATATGTACGACTGGGATGG agtgcaacatatGTTCATGTGGTGCATCTAGAGGCTTTTCGCGACCTGGGTCAGAGTGGTGGTTGTGCCTGGGGAGTTATcgcgctggttcatatgtatgaccagttagatgaAGCTTCTAGGACCACGACATGGCAGATTGGGGGGTACCTGACTTTAttacag ATCTATGAGCACTTTCCGAGTGTGCATCAGTGCGTTACAGATGATGCGTATGaggagacgtccccacgtgcttcccggtggCTGATGACGAAGGCGCATATGAAGGGAATTACAGGAGCACCGTACCGGGCACGTTGTGATGCTTTGACAGTCACAGATGTGTGTTGGTTGCCTTACAGTGAGCATCGAGGGGTTAGGGGGTTTGAGCTGATTTCATCGTTCCAGGGTCAGCTGAGATGGGGTCCTATGGTGGTCACAGTTCGATCAGAAAGGGTGCTACGCCAGTTTGGTTACATTCAGAGCATCCCTCCGTCGCTTGTTAGCGCTTCGTTGTCATATGATGAtatagatgacaggtggatgcatTTTGTGGACCACGTAGTAGCTGTGGGTGAGCTTTGTGTAGTGCCTAGGTAG